The nucleotide window CACCGGGTATACTGGTAGACTTTAAGGACATCAAAGCAGTGGTACAGTCGCATATTGTGGAGCATTTTGATCACCGGCTGATTTTGTCGGCGGACTATGTAGCGGCCCATCCTTTCTGTGAAACGCAGGAAAACCTGTGGGTATGGGAGATGGAGCCCTCTGCGGAAAACATGGTGTTATATATGCAAAAGGTGTTGCAGGATGTTTTGCCGGCGGAAGTTTCCCTGGCCAGCCTGCGCCTGTATGAAACCAGCGATTCCTATGCAGAATGGATATCCGCCGTTTGACCATAGGACATTTCTTATTATCTTGCGGATGCTACAATTTTTTATATGCTATCCAAAACAGCGGAATATGCCCTGAGAGCAACGATTTACATCGCGCAGAAAGGGTCAGAAGATAATAAACTGGGGATTGATGAGATAGCCAAAGGCATCGATTCTCCCAAATCCTTTACGGCCAAGATACTGCAGCTGCTCACGCAAAACAACCGGGTGATCAGTTCGGTACGCGGCCCCAATGGTGGCTTTTACCTGACCGACCGGGCCCGCAAACTGCCCGTGAAGGCTGTCCTCGAAGCCGTAGAAGAAGCCAACGTCATCACCAAGTGTGTGCTGGGATTGAGAGAATGCTCGGAAACCAGACCCTGCCCTATGCATACACAGTACAAGGCGATCAAAAAACAGCTGAAACAGATGTTCGAAAAAACTTCTATCCAGCAACTGGTGGAAGAGCTGAACAAAGGCAACTACTTTATCGATAATATCACAGGTTCCCGGAAACAATGCTAACCCCGCTCCCTCTTCCGGCCTCCTCCTGACACATTTTTAACCGATTCGTTTATCCGGCACCGTTATACCCGGTTTGCCGGATGAATGGTCGTTTCCTCCCTTCCTGCAACCAGATTGTATCAATACTTTGTTAAACTTTTTTGGAAAGTAATATAAAAGAAGATAATTTTGTCCTTAAATAATAAAGGACACAATCATCCTTTATTATAAAAATACCAGCAACAACAATACAGAGAGCAGCAGGCAGTTATGACTACCTGCTGGCATAAACAAATGTGAAATGTTCTAAAAAATCTGTTCTATGCACGGCATCATCCTATACAAATCAAAATACGGGGCTACCCGGCAATATGCAACGTGGTTAAGTGAAGCACTGCAACTACCGGCGGCAGATGCAGAGCAGGTAACAACAGCCCAACTCGCAGCCGCTGATTTCCTGGTACTGGGCAGCAGTATTTATATCGGTAAACTGATGATGAAACAGTGGCTGGAACAGCACATGGCCGTGCTTGCAAACAAACCGCTGTTCCTCTTCCTCGTAACAGCCACCCGCAGTGACAAGCAGGAAACACTGAATGGATACATACAACACAATGTGCCCGCCGCTTTGTTGCGCGGCATCCATCCCTACTTTTTTCCAGGCAGGATCTGTTACCGCAAACTCTCTGTAATCGATAAATTCAAGATACGCCTCGGCAGCGCGGTAGCCAGATTATGCCGTAAAACGCTGAACATCTCCGACTTCGATCTGGTGCAGGAATCCAATACTACTGCACTGGTAAAAGATATACAACAGTTTTCCAATCACCTCTCCTGATAAACCATTCCGATGTATAACAATACTTCCTGATAAACCGTGACATAATTAAGGACAAAATCATCCTTATTAATATTTCGCTTCGTATAAACTCAAACCAAAAAAATCGCAACCATGAAAAAGCAAGTAATGTTTTTAACAGCAATAGCAGCAGCAACCCTGTTGATCTACAGCTGTGGTTCCGGCACACCACCACCCGCAGCAGACGTACCAGCAGCGGATTCCAGCATGACAGCTCCTGCACAGGCCAGCAGTCAGGCACCTACAGACGACACAAAAGGAATGGGCAAATTCACGGAAGTGAAACTGACCGATCCACTGGACCAGGCCATGGTCACCAGCGGCAAAAGCACCTATGAGGTGAAATGCGCCGCCTGTCATAAGCTCAGCGGCGAAAAACTGGTAGGCCCGGGCTGGAAAGGTGTTACCGAAAGAAGGAAACCTGAATGGATTATGAACTTCGTCACCAACACTGACGAGATGATCGACAAAGATCCGGCAGCACAAGCCATGTTGCAGGAATGTATGGTACGTATGCCCAATCAGCACCTGACCGATGATGAAGCCAGACACCTGCTCGAATACATGCGGGCCAACGATGGTAAAAAATAATTGCTGACACTCACTCCGTCTATTATGAAAAGACTTAGTCTCATGCTGGGCCTGGTAGCCGCCACTGCCGCCATGCAAAGCTGCAAAATGAAAACTGCCGCCACCGCCGTTCAGGGCGATGCCGCCTCCAAAGCCTATGTGGCTCCTGGTAAATACGATGAATACTACAATTTTGTGTCCGGTGGCTTTAACGGGCAGGTATCTGTTTATGGCCTCCCTTCCGGACGTCTGTTAAAAGTAATCCCGGTGTTTTCCGTCTTCCCGGAAAACGGCTATGGTTACAGTGAAGAAACCAAAGCCATGCTCAACACCACCAACGGCGCCATTCCATGGGATGATCAGCACCACATGGACCTGTCATAAACCAACGGAGAACAGGATGGCCGCTGGCTCTTCGCCAATGCCAACAATACACCCCGTATTGCACGCATAGACCTCACCACCTTCAAAACCATGGAGATCCTCCAGATCCCCAACAGTGCAGGTAACCACTCCTCTCCCTTCATCACCGAAAATACAGAATACGTAGTAGCCGGTACCCGCTTCTCTGTACCACTCGGCAGCGAAGATGTACCTATCAGCTCCTTCAAGGAAAACTTCCACAGCACCGCGTCTTTTATCAGCGTAGATAAAAACTCCGGTAAAATGGACATCGCCTTCCAGATCGTGCTGCCTGGTATGAACCTCGACCTCAGCCACGCCGGTAAAGGTCCATCCCACGACTGGTTCTTCTTCTCCAGCTACAATACCGAACAAGCCTATACACTGCTGGAGGTAAACGCCTCCCAGAAAGACAAAGACTATATCGTAGCGGTTAACTGGAAAAAAGCAGAAGAATACGCTAAAGCCGGCAAAGGCAAAAAAGTGAGTGCACCCTATGCCCACAACACTTACGATGAGCACACACAAACGGCCACTTCCGTGATCGAAAATGAAGTGCTGTTACTCGATCCAAAAGATTGTCCGGATATGATATACATGATCCCCTGCCCTAAATCACCTCATGGCTGTGATATAGATCCCTCCGGTGAATACATCGTGGGTAGTGGCAAACTGGCTGCACTCATCCCCGTATTCTCTTTCAGCAAAATCACCAAAGCTATTGGTGACAAACAATTCGAAGGGGATTTTAAAGGTATTCCTATCCTCAAATACGAAGCAGCTCTCTACGGCGAAGTACAGAAACCAGGCCTGGGCCCGTTGCACACCGAATTTGATGGTAAAGGCAACGCCTATACGTCTATGTTCCTCTCTTCTGAAGTAGTGAAATGGAGCCTTAAAGATCTTAAAGTACTGGACCGTGTCCCTACCTACTATTCCGTAGGCCACCTGATGATACCTGGTGGCGACACTAAAAAACCGGCCGGCAAATACCTTGTAGCCTACAACAAGATTACCAAAGACCGGTTCCTGCCTACCGGCCCGGAACTGGCGCAGTCTGCCCAGCTGTATGATATCTCAGGCGATAAAATGCAGCTGGTGCTGGACTACCCCACCTTTGGGGAGCCGCACTATGCACAGGCCTGCGCTGCATCACTGATCAAAGACAAACAGGTGAAGTTCTTCGACATCAACAAAAACAAACATAACTACGTGGCCATGGGTGAAAAAAATGCGAAAGTGGTACGTCAGGGTAACCGTGTAGACGTATACATGACCGCCATCCGCTCACACCTTACACCAGACAACATCGAAGGCGTTTATGTTGGAGATGAAGTATACTTCCACGTCACCAACCTGGAACAGGACTGGGATATCCCACATGGCTTCGCCATCAAAAACAATCCCAACGCGGAACTGCTGATCATGCCCGGTGAAACCGTTACGCTGAAGTTTGTTCCGGA belongs to Chitinophaga sp. HK235 and includes:
- a CDS encoding 6-carboxytetrahydropterin synthase — translated: MLQLTKIFSFETAHALHRYNGKCRNIHGHSYKLHVTVRDRAHQGEYLPAPGILVDFKDIKAVVQSHIVEHFDHRLILSADYVAAHPFCETQENLWVWEMEPSAENMVLYMQKVLQDVLPAEVSLASLRLYETSDSYAEWISAV
- a CDS encoding Rrf2 family transcriptional regulator → MLSKTAEYALRATIYIAQKGSEDNKLGIDEIAKGIDSPKSFTAKILQLLTQNNRVISSVRGPNGGFYLTDRARKLPVKAVLEAVEEANVITKCVLGLRECSETRPCPMHTQYKAIKKQLKQMFEKTSIQQLVEELNKGNYFIDNITGSRKQC
- a CDS encoding flavodoxin domain-containing protein gives rise to the protein MHGIILYKSKYGATRQYATWLSEALQLPAADAEQVTTAQLAAADFLVLGSSIYIGKLMMKQWLEQHMAVLANKPLFLFLVTATRSDKQETLNGYIQHNVPAALLRGIHPYFFPGRICYRKLSVIDKFKIRLGSAVARLCRKTLNISDFDLVQESNTTALVKDIQQFSNHLS
- a CDS encoding cytochrome c, whose translation is MKKQVMFLTAIAAATLLIYSCGSGTPPPAADVPAADSSMTAPAQASSQAPTDDTKGMGKFTEVKLTDPLDQAMVTSGKSTYEVKCAACHKLSGEKLVGPGWKGVTERRKPEWIMNFVTNTDEMIDKDPAAQAMLQECMVRMPNQHLTDDEARHLLEYMRANDGKK